The Candidatus Omnitrophota bacterium genomic sequence CAGGAAGTAATAGGTCAGCTGGACCTTTTCCTCAAAACCCGTTTTGGTAAGGATATATTTAACCTTCTTAAGTTTCTGGTCTCTTGTCGCGAAATTGCGTATCTTGATAAAGCCTTTTCCTATAAGCGCTTTCAGGAGGTAATTGGTCTTCCCCAGGGATATGTCCAAATGCGCGGAAACGTCCCTCTGGGTGAGATCGTCGGCGGACGAAAGGAGCCGTAGTATACGGTAAAAATCCTCTTTTATGTGGTGTTCATTCATTGAACACTATTATATTATAATGGTTATATATGTCAACCCTTTATGCCATTCTTTTCAACAGGATGAAAAACCAGAATTATCTTGAATTTTCGCGTTGTTAAAGATTATAATAACCATGGGTCAGGCCTTGCGCGATTTAAGCTAATACAATATCTTAAGGAAACGATGTCTCTCTTTAAAATGTTTAAAAAACCTGTCGTCAGGAACACCCTTAAGACCATCCTTGCCCTTTCTATATTGCTATATCTCTTTTCCAAGGTTGATCTTAAGACATTTTCATCAATAGCCCGGACCATAAAACCCGGGTATATCTCCCTGGC encodes the following:
- a CDS encoding MarR family EPS-associated transcriptional regulator encodes the protein MNEHHIKEDFYRILRLLSSADDLTQRDVSAHLDISLGKTNYLLKALIGKGFIKIRNFATRDQKLKKVKYILTKTGFEEKVQLTYYFLKKKEEEYLALKKELEAMPDENTAAGTAEDTA